The window cAAATTCCCACTTTAATATAGTAACACGGAAGTATAGGTAcgagatttataaaatagtaaaagtatgtataaaaaatgtgtttatatTTAAAACAGTCACAATCCTGAAAAAATCCtgtaattcaaataaataataatgccACCACACATCTATTAAAACAGTTGTGTTTATgcattatatttattaaaatgtatatAAAATTCGAGTTATGGAACAATATTTCAGCAGTAAAGAGTGTTTTCGATCCAATCGGATAAGTTAAAAGTGGCCGCATCTGCGTCAGGTGAAGCAACTTGTTTAAATAACtctgaaaaaatacaacattccgaaattattaaacattttttcactcCTTACCtatcattattttcaatttaacgGCACACATGATGAAATCGTCAAACTCAATTTCGTTGCTTTTATTTCCATATCGATGCATAAGAATATTTAATATGTGGTTATTTAAACTATAACCAGCCGAAGTCAAGGCATTTCTCAGCTCAAAACCAGTCAAAGTGCCAGATTCGTTCACATCGTGTTGTTTAAAAATGCTCTAAAAGTTAACAAATGGCCACTTAAAGTACACACTACAAAAATGATACCTTCCAATGCCTGATGGATTCCCAAAGACgtttaaattcttcaaaattcaatttccCTGTTCTGTCAACATCTAGCATCGCAATCATACTGCGACAAACGTCTTTGGAAAAGCCTCTATTTTGCGTTTCTACAAGTTGTTGGAAATGTgttacaaacattttgttgCTTATGGACCAACAAGTTTACACAAGGCATGCGTTTGCTAAGCACCTACCAAGAGGCGTTTCATTTAGCGCGATGTCTTGAGGAAGAACGTCGGCAAATGGAGTATCTTTACATAATGCTCCGCAAAGAAGACTTAAAATTGCCGTAAACACGTTAGATTCGTTGTTTTGATCGGAACTGGGATGAGTTACTTCAGGGGCAGCCCTGACTCCCTCCAAAGTCTTTGCTACAGGTGGCTCTTCTACAGCGGAAAAGACACTACATAAGCACAAAAGCTCAAGCACTCATTGTTTACGTAACTTATGATTATCATGTGGGTAATTTGTTTGCATTGTGAATGTTGGAAAATGCTATCCAAACGACTTATAAtaattacctttttactaatttaaaactttttagcTGATAAGTTGGTAACAGGTTAAACAATCATCACATTGGCACTTACGTACCTACTTATCGTTAAAAAATCATGGGGAAATAACAATCTGAAAGCGTCgagtattttttccaaaattaatttaaaaatatttttggacttTGCAATGTCTTTACAATGGTGCAAATAATCTCATTTACAaagtttatttgtaatttccagaaatttttttatacaaggtTGTCCAGCTCAGCTCCCATCTTCTGTAgttcagttattattaaaattgcagttttgatattttgtagattttttaatggcaagccattatttttttgtgctgttaaaaataaattgtaaacaccccATTAGTAATTCAGATCAATCAGACATAATTAATAAGTTTGTTAGATCTTGTGCAAgacgaaaatattaataacgtCATCAAGAAAGTatcgtttctattttttattaatttgtaaaactaaagaccggtttatagaagcgtcactaatttaattcgcaattaaatgtatgattaactgatcacgtgaccagaTTGGACAAATATGATTGGTCCATtagcgttgttaacttttaacaacgaattaaattttaaccaagctttctataaaccggctctaaagatgtaaaactgatttttcttggtttttattttttttaacaataatccgtgaaccaaaaaaaaacaaaaactttagAGACATGTAAGAAACTAAAGAGGTATCCTGatgagcacaaaaaaaattatagaatgccactagaaaattattatgttGACGTCATACTCTTTCAGGGACACtgtatattcaaaaatattttcctgaaatacatctacaaaatatcaaaacaaaaatatcaacTTTAGCTACAAAAAAACGGGAGCTGAGCAAAACCACTCTGTTTACAAACTCTAGAAAACTCAAGAGAAACTTGAACACAATCTAAGaatgttatttgcattttttaatgactTTAGAACTCCTTAAACAAACCtcgaaaacacaaaaaaaattttttacttatacgATCTAGAAATGTTTCATGTATGTTTCAATGTTTCTTGAACCTAGGATCCTCACaggttcaaataattatttatttttgaaaccacTTTCtcacaaaaatgtaagaatttttttgcattgtcGGTCTAACAATGTTTACACATTTCTCAATGTTTCACGTATTTTTCCATGGAAATTctactttttctaaaaaaatgcgTACAGTCAGAGACATTTTCTTTGACCCCCCCTTCGGCCAAATGGAGGTGACAAACAAAATGTCCCTGGCTGTACCTATTGCCATTTTCTAGACTTGAAATACTTATCGTACGATATTATAACCAaacataacaaaaacattttttataattaattaaagtacgtagataaaataaaattcttcaaaaaaaagagGATTTTACCCAAAAATATCTTAAGTGatcttttttacaaataacCATTTCGTAATTCTAATGTATACAGATATCGGGTAAAATACAAGTCTTTATTTATCCTTATCAGTTATCTGTTTGAAGAAAATCCCAATTTTGTATGACGACAAGTTGACTCATTTCGCATAAGCAACTATATTCCGTAAACTTAAATCAACAAAAGCTTCTATCACTGATAATACATTCgttgtttattttcaacaaCATACCCGATGTAAAGTGTATGTAAGATagaaattaaaagtaaatataAAACTTTACGATACTAAAACCACATAAAGTACGAATATTACATCatcttttttctaatttttatcttttctcatCAGTCATCATCCATGAACAAAAATTAACGTTcatgcattaaattttgaaatataaatttagaTGCACAAAAAAGCACACCATTTCCACGAAACCTACAATCTCATTTTTAGatagataataaataaaccgaataacaaattaatttttcaccacAAAATTTTATAGTGGCTAATCActcgtaaaataattaaaaataatgcaaattaaaccaaaatcaaatacagggttattcactATGTAAAAAGTGCAACACGTTTTatatttggtcacgtgatcagttaatcacgcatttaattgccaattaaattaatgacccTTCTATAAACTGGTCATTAATAGTAACACTTTCAAGTAACTTAATGGCACATTGTTCCAATTTCATTGCTGATGTAAATtgtatcagaaaaaaatggctTAAGAgtaagtgaattttaattttctctatttattGCCAATAAGTAAGCTGTTGAAAAGCCATGATAGTTTGAGTGCCACATTTTAAAACGCCGTAAATACtctattaaatattcaaattattttgatgaCAAATTATACtgatctaatttttattttctcctaTGAAGTTATAAATTGAAGCATAAGCCATAAAGAtaagtgcattttatttattttatcaccTTTTCGAGAATAACGTTTATCGGGTAATGCTATgcgttttccaaaaattaatatcaatcactattgtaaaaatgtcacaaaataaaatcagaaCGTATGCTTTGTAATATGTATTttgtgaataaccctgtataattgAACCAATAAAGTATGTGtgtgtgatttaaaattttaatgtgttataATAACGCAACAAACCATATACAAAGCATTTTGATGTAAGCAGTACTAACTAcatacattaaaaaacaacactttactataaataaaaaaattgtacctaCCCTTTCTCGTATAATGATCTAAAATTTCTTTCAGCTCTTTCCAATCGACTTCTTCATCTTTTCccgcaatatttttaaatagctTAAAAATAGCATCGTTCTCCTTTTTTTCCTCCAGTGTTGGTTCAGGCTATAAGTATCATAAAAATCTATACCTTtacacaagaattaaaaatgtgtataTGTATGCACGCGAATTTATCGTATTtaggattaaaaaaatttgcaaataaaaaaatgtgttcccGTGTTTGTTACTTGCCTGGGCTTGCGTCTTAGTTTTCACTTTTCGGGAAACCTATTTAAAtacacattaaaataaaaataaaaaaaataaaaaatgatccaACGTTCTAAAGCAaacaaatttggaaaaaagcaCAACAAGTAGTTTAAAACTTACCACCGGCTCACTAACTAATCCTATTTGTTGGTCATTCtccctaaaaataaatacagatAGAATGATCGTCAAACAAAAGTTAAAGAGGAgaatgttaaataaaattcgtacaggttaaaataatacatacgGTGACAAGttcaacaatttatttttatataagtttaaataaatactattAACGCTGAAAACACGGctacataaaaaacaaaagcaCTCCATAAAAAATGCCAATGAgattaactttatttaaatattttcagattaCAACGACCAtaaattcttaattaattaatgatttaGCTGTTGCTTTTTCACGATTATTTGTAACCTAAGCATTAATTATGGTGTGTTGGATTCAttgtgcaaaaaaacaatatttacaacttgtaaaatttttaacagattcccctcaaaataaataaaagcacaAACAGTATTGTTATTTGCATCATTTAACAAAATGTTGCAAGTAACTTTTCAAAAGCAAGGGAAAACGTCTCAAAGCAAAAGAAAATGGAAACATAGTAAAAAAGGGTTAAGTGTACTTAATTCAAGacaaaatatgactttttattGTACGCTCTAGAGTGtcgactaaaataaattaaataactctataaaaatactttcttAGAATTGTTATTTCTTATTGTAGATCAAAATTCCATCCCCTGTTAGTATGTACTTATAACTATATTATGCCCGGTGTTTCAGTTTGATATTCGCTCTCTTgtaaagcttttatttttataaaaagggTAATAAAACACTTATAGACTGAATCAAAAGTTcgagtaacgcacaaaattcatatctttgttataggtcaggtcaggtcatattttatttaaaaattatcatatcaaaacatttcaaaatttctgacagcattgtttttttttaaacaacaataaaaagcaacaattatacaaaaaatgtttgttattttacaaaaagtgattgttataatttttcttaataattagAAGACAACACAACCTGAAACAGAGcatgacacaaaaaatatatacaaaagagcaccaaaaagataaaagaatttaaaaaatatgttgtttGTCAAAGATGGTTAAGCAGTTAtttgattcaaaaattttaatcaacggaaaatgccaaaaaaatttttttaattagcaaATGAGTTTCTAACGAATGTTTTGATTGTTATataggttttttttaactaaaacaaacttattttatttgtttattatttttgtgattgtttattattattagaccATATCATAATCTTCAAAATTTGAAGTGAATTatcaaataatgcaaaaattatatagagtaccatttgtaaaaaaaagtttattacaaATATCAATGTAAAGGTAAACTGATGAACTAATAAATAGATTTTGACAATccattcaataataataattaataataataataataataataataataataataattattattattcatagaTATACATACACATTTATTCACGTAAGACACCGCGCCTgagcaataaaaatttcttattattcttcttattactattactgtaaactaaactttaaaaaataaaaaaagttacaagGGGCCAAATACCAAACTGAATTAAGTTAATCACAACTTGCTTGGTCAATGAAAGAAGTTTTCCTTGATACGGTTGGCCACATTGCAcataaaaactgtttttttttctgaaaacttCTTTACAAACGtcgaattatttgaaatttaagtTTGCAACAAATAACGTGTGTAGAACATTCATTTCTAATCAAAACTTGCACATTAGTactaatacttttttttttgagaaagttGATCAGTCTGCCTATGAGAAAGAATTTTCTCCACAGCTGAAGATTGACAAACTTTCTcactaaaaaattctttaagatGATTAGAAAAAGTATAGTGTTAAACTCCTGAGAAAATGTCCAAATAGACAGAGAAAGGAACAGATTACACGAGTTTACAGTATATCTGTTAAATGCATTGGCAACTTAAAAATCAACTTTGTCTCAAATAAATGATCTCGCTTATTTTTcatcgtaggaaattttgaaaataacctACTGGTATACATTTAGAACGAACGACATTTTCAATTccagttaaaacaaaaaacagataaaataaGTTGACAATGCCTTTAAGTAATTATTGAAACCTTGTTTCAAAACTGCAAACAGATTTTTCTATCAGCTctaatttttgagatacagcCAAGTTAgtactagaaaaaaaagacgtaatttttaatttgaactgTTGCCTCAGCTCTTGCCTCAGCTATTGAATGACTGTTGGATGCTGATTTCTACCAGCtctagttttcgagatatacagggttgggcaaaagtatggaaccaaacggtttgtgcctaaactatgtactttacgaaaaaactaattagtacatcatcaactacattaaaaaagtgatcatttttctagaatttttttttgaaattccttagttttcgagttattatttttttaaagcaccttactacgacaatttttttggtaaaagattatgctttaaaaattacttctaattcaataatgttgtttttgaaccagtgattttttagaataaatttatttaagttaagCTCATTACGACAGTTTTCTGAATTTGACCGGAGTTGTATACATGGATGTTTTTATTCCAGTAATTTGATTCgtcaaatttttcacaaatatgAACATCCACGGATACAACCACTTCGGCCAAGTTCGAAAAACCTTCGTAATGAGCTCGAAAcgcaaatttattaatttatttttagaaaaccactggcttaaaaacaatattattgaaTGAGAAGTTATTTCTAGAGCATTGTCTTTTAccaaaacgcttggttccatacttttgcccaaCGCTGTAATAAGACTAATAAGTATGGTGTTAAAAGTCCTGAAAAACGTCTAAATAGAGAAATGGACAAATTCCTCACTTAAGAAAAATATAGTATGTTCCATTGAACTGACTATTAATATAAAGTTGCAAAAACAGGTGCGAAATGTTCGTAAATACGTTTTCTATAAACCGCCAAAAATATCGCCATTTGCTTCAAAATTGAAACTCCCAGAATAGTTTTACATCAAAGTGGCTCCTGGCGCCCTTGCAGAAACAAAATGCGACTAGCTGTTTGAAGGGAAACTCCCTTCATTGAACAAAGAAGCTGTGAACTTAACGAAACAGCTTATTGAAAAAGTTTGTAATCGGGTCTGAACCTCTAGACCCACGTGAACTTCTGTCAGGTTCTGAGGGATATTGCGGGTACTGAGGGTATGAGGGTGGATAGGGTTGGGGATTTTGCGGGTAGGGATATTGTCCGTATGAACTCTGAGGGTAGGGATAGGGATTATTAGGATATGGGCTTGCCGGCGGATAGGGAGTGGAGTATGGCTGTGGGGGTGGAGCGTCTGGATAGGGATGTGAAGGAGCGCTGGGGTAACTCGGATAGGGATTACGAGGTCGACGATTTTCTTCATCTTCGTCATCAACCTCATTATCCCTAACACTAGCAGGCAAACTATCGGAACAAGAACCGTCATACTCCATGTTGTTTTGATGTTCGGAGAAGACACGCAGAAGGAACTCTCCTTCCTCGTTGGGGTCAAATGTCGAAGGCACAATGCAGTAGGTACCACGAGGGAGCTTAAAGCGACAGCTTACTTCACGCAAGTTTATAAAACTGGGTGATCTAGCTACGGAAGCGTTGTATTTGAAGAAGTTGAGGTCGAGGGGTTTGGGAGCTCTATCAGGGTAGGGaagctaaaataaaaataaaacattacgGTTTACGACAACAAGAATGAAACATATAGCTTACATAATAAATTGCAAATCCAATAGTAAGTAAATCTGGTCCAACACTGCGACGCATTTGTCTGCGATTTTTCTGCATGAGGGCAACAATCAAGGTACACTTGTCGTCGTCATCGCCCTCATCGACTTCGTCCAAGGTAACGCGATATTGAGGGTTGTGAGAAAAGGTGTCTATAATTCATAAATTAAGCACCGGTTCACTTCTCAGTTAAGGTTAAACTAGAAAGCATAACTAACTCCACCTGCATTTTCGGAAAATGTAACTACTTGTTAAATTAACATGAGCTTATAACATGAAAAACAGTCCGCACATGTACTTTATAATCCGAGCAATGATAattaagttattatttttataaaatgttgaaACATACTTTTAACACGCTCACcctatacaggctgttccggcTAAACTCTACATTAGAAGTACCGGTAGTTTTAATAACGACAGTCGTCTGAAAATATGTATACAACAATAATCTTGTAGGTCctgtttaatgaaaatattttttatattttaaatagaaagctatatttttttattcgtttttgtAATACTAGAGTTaatttaaggtagttttcgtAATtctatttaagatttttttttgaatttgcacccCCCACtccaaaaatcgataactctgccatttccaaaaatttggaaatatttttcagctcatttgaaaaaagaagCCTAGGTCTTTCCTtcggtgttttcaaatttctaaaaaaaaataacaaaccccaaatgtttatagttaagttttcagaacttaAGTTTCAAGCACccaatttaattctgcatcgatctgtattagcattccctacatttatgtttaatacttttcaagttacaataactttttgttgggattaagaaatttattagccATTGGTCTTTTCTTATAGGTTTGAGCGCCTTTGAACGCTTTTGGTGCTTAAGGGTGTCCGCGACCAACGATTCCAGACGTTAACCATTTTAACAGCAAGTTTTCTCTCTTAGTACGCAACAGAATTTCAAGTGTTATACATAAAATTAAAGGTTTTTTATTCTACAGGCCGATGCGTTATCATATTTTGGAAAACATTAAACgcctttgcgaaaaaaaaattgcataattattgatattgtaaacaattttactcggttatttttaaagtgatcGATGtgtgttttcaaaatattcaaaagaatattttacaGGCCGATGCGttaaggttttttttttaaagtgtgaTTGTTAAAAAAGTCGCGTTATTCATCagtaaacttaaaaattcgTTTTAAGGTTTAGgtatttattgcaaaatattaatttttaactaatttaagaAACGCCATGTAAAAAAACgctgttgtttttaaattatcaatgAATACATTTTGTCTCTTTTGCCACTAAAAGCGTTGCTCGTGCCGCTTCTATGGAGGATCTTTTGATCGCTATCTGTCCTCGTCCGAACCCAAGTAAAGGACGGATTGCGGTcagttttattgttgtgttaTTACCATAATATTTTTCggttattttagaaaatcagTGGCTGAAACATATGAGCGAGAAAAGCAATTTTTCCgtacagaattttttttgaatttgaaaatcaCCTAaccatttttgtaaataactgCCTTGTAGaaatttatgattatttttacGCATAAGAATTTTCAACATATAACAACAAATGAGATAAAAtaatgcattatttttattattctaccTGTTACTTTCGCTTAGATTTTTTCAACGCggttgtttatttaatttttttcgaacatcCGGCTGCTTCTtgagtattattttttttatgtcactGGGCATTTGATTTCCACAAGTGTAGATTTATTTCCTAAAATTCGATCTGGAATTCGTTGGCAAATGCCAACGTCGCTTTTTCCTCTCAAAATTAATTCTTATAATTTATTCATTCACTTCAAAcaattaatagctaatgtaatttataatttcaatgagagataaatattttacaattttatacatcttatataaaaaaataactcggtaaaatacgacgttggcgtttttataattttgagaCAGCTAATAACTAACcgacaatgtcaaaaaataacttaaaaagtaTTGAAGTTAACTataagaaatattaaaatatttttcatttggtaAAATATTAGGCTTTCATTTGGAAAACTTGAGCTTAGCGTAATTGGAGTACTTTTAAAACTTGTAGTTTGTTCCGTTTTCATAATTTGAAGACGCCAAAGAAAAGATCTAAGCATCCTCTTTCAAAAGCCcaaattcaatttcaaaatatttaaaaatgataaaagcAAAAGTGCAACTCCTAAAAGGTGTAAACATCTCGAAAAAAGCTAGACTGAGTTATAGAAACAACTGATAAAGTCTGCTTTAAATTAAGACGAACAATCCAAAAATACaaagctttccatttaaaacaacaaaattgacACCGACTGAGTGCCGACATCTTGAACATATTATTATCAAACATAAGCagatgaattttattattgaaagtataaaaaatcacattacTCCTAATGTGAGATTTTCTCCTTTTTACTTTCTCGCATTTGAGACACCAACAAAATTTAGCCAAGTAGTGATAATGATACAACGTTTTCAATcaacaatttacaaaaactttatGGTATTACTAACTGGTGCAACAGTAAAATACGAAGAAAATAtgttttctaataataaacaagcTTTAAGTTTACTTACGATTACCGAAAAGGTAACATAAGGTAGGGTAAAAAAACACTCCTGTTATTTCGGTACCTGAGGCGAAAACAACCAAAGTCCAAAATGCTCAATGttcaaaactaatttaaaactaaaacaaaaattctcaTTTAGTAACCAATTTATGAGCGATTattttgttatgaaattttttgctgtAAGTAGGTTTAGCTGGTTAACAaagaaatatttgattttattcgttttaaaatcaataaaaggCACTGAAAAGACATTACTTCTGATATCttcttttaacaatttaaatatatttattaagtAAGAAGGTTAGTTGTCTTCCGAAAAATCTTCAGCATTTTGAACTATTGTCGCTCTAAGGTCCAGATTTAAGcgtaaaaagtaaaatgcaAGTGGAGCTATAGTTACGCCAGCTACTTTAACATCACTCACCTAAAAAGTTGCGACAACCGCCTGCAGTGACTCCCCTCACCCACTCCCCTTCAAACACCGACATGACCCACTTTTTATTAcgcccttccgtcaattcaTCCTCTGCCAGTGAATCTGGATTCAAATTACAGATTTCTATTCGATTGAAATGTTGCTGGAAATCTTTAAACGACATCCAGAATTCACCATCGGCATCAAAATTCAAACCCAGTTCTTCTTTATCCGAATCCGAAATGTAATGCCATTCGGGAGAACTAACAAAATGCGATTAAAActacgaaaaaattaaaaaaaaatgactcACTGATCACTCCAAGCCCCATTCCATTCTGATTCATTACCCCATGGATTTCTAAGTCTCAGTAAAGGTATTTTTCCAGAAACATTAGGGGTTGTTATGTTAACATATTGCACTTTTGTGATACTGTAGGCGTGACCTCGAATTAGACCTTCGGGGGTTTGAGCTTCAAGCACGTCAGGGTCAGGCtgtaataattaacaattgttaaaattaacaattaactaaagagtttaaaatttaatcaacaTTTCGAGGCGTGTCTGAATAATTTAAAGCACAACTAATTAATTACCTCAATGGAACAACCCATCAGAGACCACCGTTCGTAAgctttcgaaataattttgaacaaattcgGAGGAGCTGCGTCCAATTCGTACATTTCTGTAACACCACCAGTAAAATCTTCCATAGCTTCACAAGTTGAACCTCCTTTGAGTGCCTCATAAGACCCATGCAACCTAATtaccaataaattttaattttttttgatacgtAATTTTAGATTGTAAAATTACTTAGCATATGCTTTCTCTAATAAAGCGCTCCAAAATTCGTTGGCTTCAGTAGAGTGCAAAAACACCAATTCGCCTCTGTATGTAGGCAAACGATCATCAATAACAACATCAATCCAGCGTCCATACTGCCAGAATCTGGAAGCaatcacttaaaaaaacacacaaaaacaaTCCTCTAATCACCTGAAATGGAAAATCCCAGCATAATTCTCATCAAAACCTTGATCGTCTGGaacaatttggaaaaaaagccTGCGATAAAGTGTTAAATTAGCAACAGCTGCAAGTAGCCAACAATCGCCCAGTTCGCCTTGTTGCACATCAAAGCGTGAAAAACCCTCCACGAATAGTTGGGGATTGTCGACAATTTCCTGAAATATTCTTTTACTAAATTTATCTCACACAAGAAA of the Tribolium castaneum strain GA2 chromosome 1, icTriCast1.1, whole genome shotgun sequence genome contains:
- the LOC657371 gene encoding calpain-A isoform X5; translation: MDTNVYRSEIKVQITEANIKKEKASPISRFKKYSVAPVDYKPSYSDVYPRSVFNDKHPLKVKDENVKINRVRFVEAGLGNRYRFKSQAAEVKPEIKPAPHKIVERGKDYVFRNSIGKKIFKYGEQGSGFQAKKGSQDFYELRDQCLQRGELFEDPEFPPTDSSLFYSHRPDRRFEWRRPGEIVDNPQLFVEGFSRFDVQQGELGDCWLLAAVANLTLYRRLFFQIVPDDQGFDENYAGIFHFRFWQYGRWIDVVIDDRLPTYRGELVFLHSTEANEFWSALLEKAYAKLHGSYEALKGGSTCEAMEDFTGGVTEMYELDAAPPNLFKIISKAYERWSLMGCSIEPDPDVLEAQTPEGLIRGHAYSITKVQYVNITTPNVSGKIPLLRLRNPWGNESEWNGAWSDHSPEWHYISDSDKEELGLNFDADGEFWMSFKDFQQHFNRIEICNLNPDSLAEDELTEGRNKKWVMSVFEGEWVRGVTAGGCRNFLDTFSHNPQYRVTLDEVDEGDDDDKCTLIVALMQKNRRQMRRSVGPDLLTIGFAIYYLPYPDRAPKPLDLNFFKYNASVARSPSFINLREVSCRFKLPRGTYCIVPSTFDPNEEGEFLLRVFSEHQNNMEENDQQIGLVSEPVVSRKVKTKTQAQPEPTLEEKKENDAIFKLFKNIAGKDEEVDWKELKEILDHYTRKEEPPVAKTLEGVRAAPEVTHPSSDQNNESNVFTAILSLLCGALCKDTPFADVLPQDIALNETPLETQNRGFSKDVCRSMIAMLDVDRTGKLNFEEFKRLWESIRHWKSIFKQHDVNESGTLTGFELRNALTSAGYSLNNHILNILMHRYGNKSNEIEFDDFIMCAVKLKIMIELFKQVASPDADAATFNLSDWIENTLYC
- the LOC657371 gene encoding calpain-B isoform X8, with the translated sequence MTKSKITLYTSPTQKLIIYIDPEKQGQEACLCKIVNSQNKFSPEEALQSIEPLPFSEVTSEEQLASFASSVSTVDEFIPPPQLIERPKQLTPQESNSEDYISSTETPENESSQQVNDNVDENETSAKMPSRGKTQKINFNLETPESSVLSLKPHNRRLSINSTHSKSGNRIEVDESFIESVACIIEANNLETRKEKLDELLNNISGVKVGELSKAKDEAKLGCWPSFKFSKKRKVAITPREPTPQRVASVPYFNRSFYRYSLKSRIEGLTFQPHRVYRYGEQGSGFQAKKGSQDFYELRDQCLQRGELFEDPEFPPTDSSLFYSHRPDRRFEWRRPGEIVDNPQLFVEGFSRFDVQQGELGDCWLLAAVANLTLYRRLFFQIVPDDQGFDENYAGIFHFRFWQYGRWIDVVIDDRLPTYRGELVFLHSTEANEFWSALLEKAYAKLHGSYEALKGGSTCEAMEDFTGGVTEMYELDAAPPNLFKIISKAYERWSLMGCSIEPDPDVLEAQTPEGLIRGHAYSITKVQYVNITTPNVSGKIPLLRLRNPWGNESEWNGAWSDHSPEWHYISDSDKEELGLNFDADGEFWMSFKDFQQHFNRIEICNLNPDSLAEDELTEGRNKKWVMSVFEGEWVRGVTAGGCRNFLDTFSHNPQYRVTLDEVDEGDDDDKCTLIVALMQKNRRQMRRSVGPDLLTIGFAIYYLPYPDRAPKPLDLNFFKYNASVARSPSFINLREVSCRFKLPRGTYCIVPSTFDPNEEGEFLLRVFSEHQNNMEENDQQIGLVSEPVNVGSFFIFFIFILMCI